The window TATAGTTGGTCGTTTTGTTGGCTCATAGCCGCTCCTTGGTTTAGAGAAATAAAAAGCGCGCCTAGAGATTAAAACTCTCTGATAGCGCGTCTCGGTCCCAGATTACGGGAGGTTCCACCTCGACTTTTGCTCTTGCGACATTGGTTATCGTACCTCTGTTGCCACTCCTACGAAGCTCGGTGGTTGGTGAGGCCACTTCAACACTTAAGCCTTATTATACACCCCTGTTATAAAAAGAAAAAGTGATTGAACGCTCTCGCAACTGCATTCAATCACTTTCTTTTCTGGTCAAAACCTCTCGGCAAAACTTCGCCTACAAAGATCATACCATACTGGTATGATCCGGCTAGCCTTTTTATGCTGTTTTTCTTACATCTCCACATGGGGATAACTCAACCGAGCCGATATCATATTTGATATACAAAATAAGCCCTCCTCGTACAAAATGCCAACCAGAACCTATGTATGCTACAATTATATTATGTATTCTAGGTGGTTCCATTTAAAAGAAGAGGCGGTAGCCTTACGAGAAACTGGCATGTCCATCACTGTTATAGAGCGCAGATTAGGTATCCCTCGCTCCACGCTATCCGGATGGTTCAAGAATATACAGCTCACCGAAGATCAGCGACTTAGCCTGATGAAAAGTAAGCAAGATGGCTGGGCAAAGGCTCGCATAAAAGCAGTTGAATCACACAAAGCCCAAAAAACGCTCCGATTACTTGAAGCCAAAAGACAGGCAGAAAAAACTTTAGCCCATATCGATATAACTGATGGAGCAATCCTGGATCTAGCATTTGCCATGCTCTATTTGGGTGAAGGCAGCAAAAATGGCACAACTTCCATTGCCAGCTCTGACCCAAGAATACTTAGGTTTGTTTTGGCAGTACTAAGAAAAAACTACGGTGTCAATTCGGGTATGGTTAAGTGCGAGCTTCACTTACGCGCCGACCAAGGCGCTGAGGAGTTAAAACAATACTGGTCGTCAGTGCTAAATGTTCCCCTGAGTAATTTTAGAAAAGCCTACTTTGATCAACGCTCAGCCGGCAGACCAACGTACGACAGGTATAAAGGAGTATGCGTGCTCTACTGCGGAAGCATTGCTATTCAAAGAAAACTTACTTACCTTTATAATCACTTCTGTGATAAAGTAGCGATCTTAGATGGGGGCGATTAGCTCATTTGGCTAGAGCGCCTGATTGACGTTCAGGAGGTGGCAGGTTCGAATCCTGCATCGCCCACCAGAGACAACTGCTTTGCGGTTGTTTTTATTTTCCAGAGCTACTCATGAGACCTAGCAAGGCAGAGTCATAGGTGCGGGCGAGGCGTACCCGGCCTCAGGATTGAGCATTTCTATAGTCTTCGCATATGCGCTGCAAATAACGAATATTGTGAACGGAGGCTAGTGTTCCGGCAAGGCTCTCGCCAACCTTGAATTGGTGACGTAAGAAGCCCCGGCTATAACCTGCTTGGCAGGTCGCACAATCACAACCTGGATCTATGACTGCGGGATCAACTATATATTGAGCGTTGGTCAGGTGAATTTTTTTATCACCAGAAATCCAGACCGTGGCGTGGCGGGCATTACGAGTTGGTAAAACACAATCAAGCATGTCGATTCCGTGTTCTATGGCAAACCGCAGATCAATAGGGTCACCCACTCCTAGTAAGAATCTTGGTCGCGGCGAGTTATCGTAAAACCCCTCGAGATATGCCAACATATCATGCATTTCCTCTCTGGATTCGCCTACGGAAAGTCCCCCAATAGCGATGCCATCTACTGGCAAGCTCTGAACGATCTCTAGACTTTTTTTGCGCAATTCTTTGTCCAGGCCACCCTGGACCACTCCGAACAACAGGGGTCGTTCGTCTGGATTCATGTCTTTAGTGAGCCTCTGGAATTCAGCCAAAGACCGCTCAAGCCACCGGTGAGTACGGTCGAAGGCCTCCTGAGTGCGTGCCCTTCCCGCATCGTCCAGAGAAGTCACATCATCGAAGGCGACCATCATATCTGCCCCGAGCTGCATCTGGATCTGTATGGATTTCTCTGGAGAAAGGAAAATAGTGTCCCCTGTTTTGGGATCTTTAAAAGTTACCCCGTCTTCGGTAATTTTACGGATATGGGCCAGTGAGAACACCTGGAAGCCTCCGGAATCAGTGAGCATAGGCAAAGTTTGCTTGGTGAAAGCGTGAAGGCCACCTAACTTTGCAATGACCTCTTCTCCGGGCTGAAGATGGAGATGATAGGTATTGGCCAGAACGACTCCTACCCCTGTACCGCGAACATCTTCGGGGCGCACTCCTTTGACTGCACCGCGTGTACCGTCGGGCATGAATGTAGGCGTTAGCACTTTACCTGCCCGAGTGCTGATTTTGCCACAACGAACTGATCCTGCTTGTGCTGTGAGGGTAAAGTACCCTGGTGTCTTATCTGTTGGCATGTCGTTGTAATTGTAGCAGAAGTATTGACCAAAACCGCACCTTGTGTTAGCATAACCATCGTTAAACGGGAGGCGCTCATACTTTGAGTACCGTTTCGAGTTCGCTCGAGGGCTTTCAGCTGTTCTATGAAGAGTTGGCTGCCTCGTCGAAATCAATAAGTCGCATACGACGCGCGCGGGTTGTGCTTAGCAATAAGTAACCCGAGCGAGAAGCAGCCCTAGAGTCCGAGAGAACTCTAGGGCTTTTTGTTTACACGGTTTTCCCCCACTTTTGCATAAGTTTTCCACTTGAAAAAACACTAGCGTGATGTCAATATGTTGTCATGGTGTGCAATTATGAGACACCCCTTCGGGGTTTCTCATCGCGCCGGGAAGCAAATAAATTGCTTCATCGGGCCGCTCTTCCCGAGAAAGGAAAGACAATGGTATGTATCTATTGTGGCTCTTCCACAAGAACCACTAACTCTCGACATCAGAAACGCGCCAATCAGGTATGGCGGAGACGCGCCTGTATGACCTGTGGCGCTGTCTTTACCACCCTAGAGGCAGTAGACGTCAGTCAGGCACTGCGATTACGGCGGGGGAAGCATTTTGAGCCGTTTTCACGCGACCGATTGCTGCTGAGTGTTCATGATAGCCTTAAGCACCGAAAAACCGCCACAGAGGACGCATCTGCGCTTACAGGGACAATCATGAGCCACCTGTACCCTCACATCACAGATGCCAGCCTGGATAGAGAGATCTTAGTAAAAACCAGCACCGATGTACTGGGACGCTTCGATAAGGTAGCGGCCACCCACTACCAAGCATTTCACCCCTTGGGGTAGCTATATAACTTTTTCTTTGTTCTCTTTGACGACAGCTTTATCGGTAACGTCGAAGCTGCCAATATAGCGGCCAAACATCAGCCGTGTCTGAGAATAGAGTGAGGCGGTAGCATTATAAACAAGGGTGGTTACGGGGAGCATGACCCACTGCAGAACCATAAAAACAGTACGGTGATTCTTGTAGCGGGCCGGCTTGGGGGGCAACAGCTTGAGACTGAGGAAAAGCGTAGAGAAGATGCCTACGAGCGCAATGGTCTGAATGCGGCTTGCCACGATGGGTAACTGATTGGAAGCGTAGTCCATATCGTTAAAAAGAGCTGGAATAAAGGCGGCAAAGGTTAACAGGTACGGAGCTGTTGCCCAACTGACGTGGCCCTCGAGTAATCTCAAGAATTTAAAGGTAAGATCCAGTTTGGGCACCTTGTTGGGCTTGAAATATCCCATCTCGGCCACATAGGCCACATCTGACGCACCCCAGGCCCATCGTCTGATCTGAATAAACTGGGCCTTGAGCGTCTTGCGTAACGTGCTGGACAGCACGGCATCTTGGTAAATGGGTAGATATATGGGAAGCACGTCATGGTTGCCCTCGTAGCGAAAGTAAGTCCGCCAGAACTGGTGCCCATCCTCTACGATGGTACGAACGCTCCAAAAGTCAGTATCTATGATGGTTTGCATACTCTGGGCATGACTAGAGAAATTACGAATCATATGGGGTCGTAGCGAAAGGACAACATTCCAGAAAGTGTTACCGGTAGCTATCACCCGCATAGGCGCCGGTGCATCCCAGATGTTGTTGGTAAACATTGGGACAGGCTGGAACGAAACCACCTTAGGATCTGGCACCAGCGTATAGAGGTAGCTCAGGCAGGCAAGATAGTTCTTGTGGGGGCGGTTGTCGGCGTCCAAGGTGGTCACTACTACTTGGATGGGGTCAATCTTGTGAGCTTCTAGGTATTTCTGGAGTTCCCTACCCGCATAGGTAATATTGCCGCCTTTTCCGCGTACTTCTTTATCTGTTAGCGGATGCTTGAAGGCCATTGTCGCCATAAACCTGTCACCATATTCGGCCACCAGTTCTTTGACTGCGCTCTCTGAGCGAGCGCCGTCACGACCCTCGTAGGCGAATACAACAATCACCTTCTTCATGTCATAGGCAGAAGCCAGCACAGACTGAAGCGTGGGCTCGATAACATCCTTCGACTCGTTGTAGGCAGCAATGATAATGGCGTGATACAGCTGGCTGGGTTCTACCACTGGTGGACTATCTTGCAGACGTCGAACATTTTCGTAGTGCCAGGAAGGAATATGCTTTTCGGGCTGATTGATTTTGCGGTCTTCTACCTCTTGGAGCATCTGGGGCCATGGCATCTTCATGTGTTGCTCGATCACCCGATACCCCTGCAAGGACCGAATAGTCAGCCCCATAGACTTCACAAACCACAGAAGTAAGTAACCCAGTATGAGCATGACGCACAGCGTAGGGTTTACCAGACTGAGTATCAGAGGAAGAAACAAGATGCTCCAAGTCAGAAGCCCAGGCAACATCTCGAAGAAGCGATAGCGTTTGCCCCGGTCTTCTTCGTAAGGAATTTCTATATTTTTCATGCCTACCTAAGTACGAGGAGTGCGTTACTTACAATGAGAGAGATGCAGAGCAGTAGTAATCCCATGGCCAGTATTGCGACTGCGACGTTCCGGCGGATCTGGTAGACGCGCATGCTAAGAATAGTGTGGAAGGCCAAGACCAGACCAGCGAAAAGAATAAAGCTAATAAGGGTGGTGGCATCGCCGCTCTTGAAGGCACTCAGCCCAAGGTTGGCCCGGTATTGCACGATGTAGCCATCTGGCCGACCGGTGTCGAGTCTGAGCAACACCAGTATGCTACTCAGCAGTGCAAGAAAAGTATTGATGCTCAAGAGCAGCAACACAACTCGGTCATGAAAATAATTTTTTGGTATGTGCATGTTTAGCCCTAATAATAGTCTGCCCTGAATAAGGAATCAATGCGTCAGTTGTGGTGCGGGTAGAGAGAATCGAACTCTCCTCTTAACCTTGGGAAGGTTACATATTAGCCACTATACGATACCCGCTCGTCACCGTGTGATGGTACGGTTACCGAACTGCCGACAAAACAAGTTTGCTCGGCACTTCTGGCAACCCTACCAAGCCGCCTCCTCTTCCGATCCGAGAATCCTCTCTCGAATCGGGGCAAAGCCTACGGCTTTGCGTCGTGGAGCCGAAGATGGGACTCGAACCCACGACCTGCTCGTTACGAATGAGCTGCTCTACCAGCTGAGCTACTTCGGCACGCCTAGACCAAATCATTTTAACAGATTGAGATACATTGCATAAACAGAGATAATTTGATAGGATACCCTGGTCAAATAAATACGGGCTCGTAGTGAAGTTGGCCTATCACGTCTCCCTGTCACGGAGAAGATCGCCGGTTCGAATCCGGTCGGGCCCGCCATATAAAACGCCTCAGCTTGCTGGGGCTTTTTATATGGTCCGGGTCCGGTCAGCTTTGAAGCAAGGTGATGCAGCTTGCCCTGGCAAGATGCGAATCGTCGGTTCGATCTTCGAGGACGCGCACAGCTGCTTGCAGCGAGCACGCCGCAAGAAGTAAGCATCCGGTCGGGCCTAACCGGACTCATCTGACACATTTTTGACTCTGTTAGAAGACAGTCTTCGTTAAGCTCCAGTCTTCGTTAAGCTCACTTCGTTAAGCTTAAGTTTGACATATTAGGTACGCAATTTTATTGTCAGAATATGAGCACTCCCGGGCAACCCGAATCGAGAACAGAAACATTAGATTTAGATACCTTTGTAGATACCTTTCAGACTGTTCTTGAAGAAGTTTTAGCACAAGAAGAAACGAGCGGATACTCTGCAGAACTTGAAAAAGTGGCAGCGCTACAAACTGTCGAAGACAGAGTGTTTAGGGCAACGGATGATCGTTTCAAAGATACCGCTGACGCACAACTATTGGCACTACTAGAAAAAAATATGCCTCAGGAAAGAGTACGAGCAGATTTTTACCTCGGCGTAATGGTAGCGCTAGTAGCTATCGAACGTTCACTTAAATAGTTCCAAACTTCTTGGCTACTGCCTGCCAAGCCTATACTTAACTTTCTAGATTTAGTTTTATATCTTTGTAATCTAGGTGTTTAAAGTCATTGTCAAAAGTCACTAAAGTGGCATCCCACTGTTCAGTCAGAGCAGCTATCCATATATCATGCGTAGAAAGCTGTACGCCTTTTTTACGGGCGAATATAGCTATATTCACAAAGTAATCGGTCGTTGCGTTATCTTGCAGGATGACACGTATCTTTTTATTAGCTACAAACCTAGCTAGAAGTCGTTCATTTTCTTCTTGTTTTGTGCCTAGTCTAAAACCGTATCTTAGCTCAGCTATGACAACATTAGGCATGAAAATAGTTTCAGCATCTTTTAGTATATTAGCTACAACCTTATGGCCTTTTAGTAAGTGACTATATGTTGTCGTATCAAACAAATACTTCATAAACGGGACTTTAGCTTATCGGTGGCCTTAAGTTCTGAAATGGCCTGCAAAGAATCGCTATCTAATGTGTCTGCGCCAATAATCCAATCGAAATCCTCATCAGTTTGCTGCAAATCAAGCCTAGTAGCCTGTTCAATATAATCTAGAACGATCTGATTTAAGCTTTTACCTTGCATACGGGCCTGACTCCGCAAAAAGTTATCAAGCTTTTTTGGCACTGCCCTGATTGTGTATTGTATTGTCGACATGCCTATATTGTAGGCAATGTGCCTGCATATGTCAAACGCTCCCCTTACGTTGCTGTCAGAAGCAGTCCCTTTAAAGTAATTTCAGACCTCGAAGCTACGGTTCACCATATAAAATGTCTCAGCTGGTCTGGGGCTTTCATATGGCGTTCTCTCTGTTCGGACCAGCAATCGTAGGCTCGCCTTATCGGAGATGCAAGCACCAGCAGAAGCTTCATGTCGGGTGCGGACGTGCTTTCATCGGTCGGACAGCAAACTAACACGAATAAACACTGCTAGAGGAACGTCCTCTTTGTCTGTCCTCTTTGTCTTTGCATTGTGGGTACGGTCCGCCATAAATAAAATAACCGCAAGCTGGTTGTTTTATTTGAGTAGACCCGTCGATATACATGACCAATAGTAAAGCGGACAGTGACGTGTCGGGTTGTTGACACGTCACTGTCCGCGTGATGGACAGAAGACCGCTAGTTGGCGACTGTTGTTGCGCCGTGGTGTGCTTCGCTCGGATACGGAGCACTGTCGATGGAGGTCGCCAAGGCGATGCGATGCCCTGAGGTGTCGACGCCGTCGACAAGAAACCGGGGTGGCATAGATGGATCAGGCGGACCGAGATCGATCTCGCCCCAGCGGTCCTGCTCGTGTACCAGGTGTGGCACATGCGCGATCCCAACTGGCGAAACTCTATAGCGACCAAACTGACGCTGTTCGTGCCGGGCCGCCTGCTGCCTCAGTAAGTGGTGCATCAGCTCGGCCGGGTGAAAATCGTGGACAAAGATCCGCTCGCCACGAGGCTCCCACATAATCGGCCAGGCCGCGCGGTACATCTCGACCACCTCCGTGCCAGCCGTAGACCGCAGCAAGGCGGCTAACTCGTCCGGATGGTCGAAACCGTGTGCGGGATCCTTGGTGATGTCAGTCGGCAACAGGTAAAACGGCCCTGGATACTCCTGGAGTACGAGGTGCGCCGCGGTTGGATCCGCCAGGGCGTTGAACTGTCGTCGCCCCCCAGCAATAGTCTTGACGCCACCGAAGCCGAACATGCCCAACTGGGCAGTGACCAGTCCGAGCTTTCCACTGAGCAGCAGTTGCTGCATCAGATATGCCAGGTCGGTCATCGGGCCACCACAGATCACATGGATAGACCCCTCCAAGCCCGCTAGATAGGCGACCGCGTCGTCGATATCGCCAGCCAGCTGGTGGCCAGCATGTGCATCGTCGTAAACATCGGTCACCCTCTCGTGAATATGAAACTTATGCGGCACAGTCGAGAATGGTGCACGTAAGCCTTCGAACACGGGGATGTGTTCGCGCCCGTGACGCATAAAGATGCCCTTTACGTGCAACGCGTTGTCGCGGCGGACAGCCCGACTGGCATGCGGATTGAATCCATATGGCGGCTGGCCGTGCACCGCACTGACTGGTCGACCGGTCATGATGACTGCAACTACATCCATATCTAGCAGCTGACTACTAGCGGCCAAAGCCAGGATGTAGTTGTCTGGATCGGGCCCATCAATGATGACGAGCACCTTCCCAAGGCCCATCATGGGCTCCTCTCACCCGAAAAACGATCTCTGACAAGTATATTTTATACCATATAGTATATAAGTGTTCAATCTACTCCATCGGAGCGAGTAGTCAGCGGGTATTATCGCCAGTTGGGGTCACGACCGGCCATGGCGAACAGCTTGGCTTGAGGGTCCGCGTCATCGGGTACTGGTTGAGCCGGCTTGAAAATACCGTATTGACGCCACTCGTCGGCGTGCGGTTCGATAAGTTTGTGAGCAGCCTCAGCCAAATCTGCCGGCAGAGCCGTTTCGGCGCCGATAAGCTTGGCGAGATCATAGGCCCGGAAAATTCTGAAGCTTGTAACGTGGAGGATAGCCTCTTTGGCAGGATAATCACCGTAGCTGAAGTGCACGGTACGGTCCGGATCGTAATTGTTTTTGATCGCTGCGATCGCCGCCTGGGAATACTCTTGATATTTTCCCAGCGGATCATTGCCTAGCAGATCGCCATCGTACTTGTCGCCGACCTCTTTTACCGTTTTGCCCGCAAATGTTTCGGACACCCAAGCCGTGTCGTAGGCATGATAATTGAGTATATCCCTCAGTTTGAGCTTGGCGCGATCTTGTGATCGCCCTAGCTCAAACCACTCTGGCAAACTCAGCTCCAACTGCTCGGACTTGATCTGCTGAACAACATTTCCAAAAGTTTGCTCGCCTAAAATAAACATCTGATCTTCACTCATTCTAGTACCCCCTTTTAAGGTATCTTAGCAGCTCTTCAAGATCGGATGGATGAATTATGTAACCCTTCTGGGGTGGTTTTATTTTGCGTGTGGTCTGTTGCGGTTGAAGCAAGCGATGCAGCTTGCCTTGGCAAGATGCGAATTGCCGGCTCGGTCATCTTTAGGTGGAGGCTTTTACATTGGACAAATTGTCTACAATTTCAAGCGAAGTCCGATTGGGTCAAATTGACTAAAAATTACTATTATGTTATTATAAAATCAATGTCCCTTGAAGAAGAAAACAAAAACCCCAGCAATTCAACCGAGTTCAGGCCTGCGTTTACGCCAGATGAACCCAGCCCCGACCAGATGGAAGCCGATCCTCGGGCTGAACAAATAGCTCTTACCGAGCAGTGTGGCACGCTTGTAGAAAACGGCTGTGCAGCATTTAACACAGCTCTAGCCGCAGCACGACAGCAGGGCTTGGACCCTACAGAACAGGAGCACTACATCAAGGATCTTTGGGAGAAGCGACAGATTCCTCGAATATTTGCCGCCTCGGCGCGTAGCTACTCAACACTGGTTGGCGTCGTCGATGCAGACAGAGTGCAAGAGGTAAGAATTGTTGGGCTAGAAAGACACACTGATGAGCAGGTAGCAGAATCCGTGGATACACCTATGGTCCTTATTGACCGAAGCCACCAGAGAGAAGCGGGTCAGGAAGAGCCTGTCGGTAAGCCAGTCAAATCCTTGGGGGTTCTGGGGGGCTACTTCAAAGGAGGTGTCGAACCATCTTTTATGCCCCCAGTCTCTGCTGGCGAACTTGAGAGACTGAGGCAAGTCGCTACTTCTCTTGAGAAAGCCTCTGTTATTGCTGAGTCCGCAGAATAGCTCCGGGTTCCTGTGGCTACAGCCTCCTAGCCTCAAGAGTAGCTTTCACTTTCGCCACTGTACGTCAGCCAAGAAGCCGCTGCCCACCAAAAACCATGACATTAGACCTACGCAATACAGTTATCGCGGCCTAACAGGGGTCGCCGAATTGACGCCGTACTTTAAGGATTGTACTGTTTCTTTATGGCCGAAGTGGTGGGCAGCATAATTCATGAAATGGCAGGCGAATTTGAATATGTACGTTCACTTTCAAGATTGGACATACCCGGCTCTTCTGGAAAGCTTGAGCGACAAGGGCATCCCGCACGGCGATAGAATAATAAAAGTCTTTGCAAGCGATGAAGATCCACGGACATCTCTTGGGCGTGCGGCGCTCACTGTTCTAGACAGCGACTCCCGCCCCTTCTCTGGCGGAGAAGTATATGCCTACCCTGACAGGAGGGACTTTTCGGGTGACGAACTTGAGGAAGAGCTGGCGAGTAAGAATTTTGGAGATGTAGGCACACGAACAGTCCGAGCCCTGTTCCGCTTTTCAAATCAGTATGGATTTTGTCAGGCATCAATGGCCGCCAAGTTTGCTGGTGCATGGGTTATGGAACATCCCTTCCAGCACATAGATGGGATGAAGATAGCTGCAAGATTGCCCAGGCGTGAGCGAACCATACACCTTGATATATTTACTCCTCGCTCTCTTGGGGTGCTCAAGGGCATTGTCGACTACGATGATCCCAAAAGAGTTTTGGATATGGATAGAGGGGGTAACTTCATCCTTTCAAGCCAGTAGGAGTACCTACTAGCTCGTAGCGGAGTGATGTTATTTACAATTTATATATTTTATGTTATAATCTGTAAATGATTCGAGCCGAAGCGGGAGCACCAGACGCACAAAGACTTCCTGGAGAGCAATCTGCCGATGACCATGACGCAATCTATGCGTGGGCAGATGCCGCCGCTCTACAAGCAGCAGCCGGAGAGTCGCCAGAACTAGGTGCACAGTTTACGCTTGTCCTTGATACCGGGAGACCACCCGATGCACTAGTTCCTGCCACCGATTACACGGGCTACTTTGCACGAAGGGAGTTCCCCGTAGCGTCCTCTGACAATCAAAACCACTACCATGACAAGGGCCACGCTGCCTTGTTTAAGGAGATGATTGAAAAAGCACCCGCTCTTCCCGATACTTTGCAAGACGCTGCAGTGAACTGTGGAAGTGATCCAGAAAAATGTCTCACGTTTGCCATCCCCTTTGATCGTATTGAGGACGAATTTTTATTCATGAAAGCAGAACAGCCAGGTAATTACAAACCAGGGGAAAAACTACATGGATCATTAGTCCAGTTAGTGAAGCTGAGCCTAGGGCCGGGGGCTGATGACGAGGAGATTGCAGCCAGGACCCAGGAATTATGGCAAACACTTGGGTTTGAAGTTGCACAAGAACAGTGGGATGTGGCCCGTGAGGCTTATCGCCTTGCCCATCAACACGAACCTAAGCAACCCCTCACAGCACTACCAGCATTTTTGCTAGATGTTACCGTCACCAGTAATCCTCGGCGTAAAGAAGAGGCAGACCTTATTTCTGCCGACACATACTAAACCAGTATCCCCTCTCTCCGGGAATAATTGTGTTAATGAAGTATTTATTATATAATTATTTTATCCTTCGTTGTAATGCTTCGGGGGTGTTTTTTTGACAAGCAGACAGACACAAAGTCAGTTGTGAGCGCACTACCCTGCTCTTGCATCTGGCTTTGTGTCACAAAGACAGACCCTTGACCATCTGCAGCATCGACCAAGAACCCGGAGGTTCACCAAGTGACTGCGGCGGTAACCCAAGAGCCAGAGGGAAAAGCGCGCCTGCCGCGCCCTCTGGTTCGGCTCAACCACCCACTGCGGTGGCTATTGAACAACACCCACCTGATGGTTGTCAGGGCGGTTGGCACCTTTGCCGGCGTATTGATCGCCGTAGCGGTGTACTACCTGCTGACCCAGACCACCGACACCATGAACGACACCTGGCACGCGGCCGTCCCCAACGACAGCCTCCGACACGACATCCGCGACGTCGGAGAAGGCGTGTTCGGTGCATTGCTGGGCGTACTAGTGGGGTGGAACACCTACACCAAGCGCAAGCCAATCAACCGGTTCGATCGGTTCGAGATGAAGTGGCTCCGGCTGGCCAGCCTGAAGGACTCACACCGTCTGAAAGTCAGGCAGGTGTTGCTGGGGTTGCTCTACGTTCCCTTCTTTGCCATCCCGGGCTTCTTGCTGGCCAAGGGCATCATTGCCGTGTTTGATCCCAAGCAAACCTTCGCCCACCTGAATGTCCCGTCGGACGCTTCGCTGTGGGATCAGGTGTGGATCAAGACCCAGAACCTGTTCCGGGACAACTGGCCAAAGCGGCTGATGGGTTATGCCTCGGGCCTCTTCTTTGGCCGTCGGCCAATCAAGGGTGTCTTTGACGACCTGCAGCTGTGGTTTGTGGAGCGCCGCGTCCTGCTGGACACCACCGGCTTCCACCGAGATGAGCCCAACTGGCTGACCAAGCACATAGACGCGGCCTACCAGTTCATC is drawn from Verrucomicrobiia bacterium and contains these coding sequences:
- the tgt gene encoding tRNA guanosine(34) transglycosylase Tgt, yielding MPTDKTPGYFTLTAQAGSVRCGKISTRAGKVLTPTFMPDGTRGAVKGVRPEDVRGTGVGVVLANTYHLHLQPGEEVIAKLGGLHAFTKQTLPMLTDSGGFQVFSLAHIRKITEDGVTFKDPKTGDTIFLSPEKSIQIQMQLGADMMVAFDDVTSLDDAGRARTQEAFDRTHRWLERSLAEFQRLTKDMNPDERPLLFGVVQGGLDKELRKKSLEIVQSLPVDGIAIGGLSVGESREEMHDMLAYLEGFYDNSPRPRFLLGVGDPIDLRFAIEHGIDMLDCVLPTRNARHATVWISGDKKIHLTNAQYIVDPAVIDPGCDCATCQAGYSRGFLRHQFKVGESLAGTLASVHNIRYLQRICEDYRNAQS
- a CDS encoding glycosyltransferase, producing the protein MKNIEIPYEEDRGKRYRFFEMLPGLLTWSILFLPLILSLVNPTLCVMLILGYLLLWFVKSMGLTIRSLQGYRVIEQHMKMPWPQMLQEVEDRKINQPEKHIPSWHYENVRRLQDSPPVVEPSQLYHAIIIAAYNESKDVIEPTLQSVLASAYDMKKVIVVFAYEGRDGARSESAVKELVAEYGDRFMATMAFKHPLTDKEVRGKGGNITYAGRELQKYLEAHKIDPIQVVVTTLDADNRPHKNYLACLSYLYTLVPDPKVVSFQPVPMFTNNIWDAPAPMRVIATGNTFWNVVLSLRPHMIRNFSSHAQSMQTIIDTDFWSVRTIVEDGHQFWRTYFRYEGNHDVLPIYLPIYQDAVLSSTLRKTLKAQFIQIRRWAWGASDVAYVAEMGYFKPNKVPKLDLTFKFLRLLEGHVSWATAPYLLTFAAFIPALFNDMDYASNQLPIVASRIQTIALVGIFSTLFLSLKLLPPKPARYKNHRTVFMVLQWVMLPVTTLVYNATASLYSQTRLMFGRYIGSFDVTDKAVVKENKEKVI
- a CDS encoding PIN domain-containing protein, producing the protein MKYLFDTTTYSHLLKGHKVVANILKDAETIFMPNVVIAELRYGFRLGTKQEENERLLARFVANKKIRVILQDNATTDYFVNIAIFARKKGVQLSTHDIWIAALTEQWDATLVTFDNDFKHLDYKDIKLNLES
- a CDS encoding nucleoside hydrolase produces the protein MMGLGKVLVIIDGPDPDNYILALAASSQLLDMDVVAVIMTGRPVSAVHGQPPYGFNPHASRAVRRDNALHVKGIFMRHGREHIPVFEGLRAPFSTVPHKFHIHERVTDVYDDAHAGHQLAGDIDDAVAYLAGLEGSIHVICGGPMTDLAYLMQQLLLSGKLGLVTAQLGMFGFGGVKTIAGGRRQFNALADPTAAHLVLQEYPGPFYLLPTDITKDPAHGFDHPDELAALLRSTAGTEVVEMYRAAWPIMWEPRGERIFVHDFHPAELMHHLLRQQAARHEQRQFGRYRVSPVGIAHVPHLVHEQDRWGEIDLGPPDPSMPPRFLVDGVDTSGHRIALATSIDSAPYPSEAHHGATTVAN
- a CDS encoding TIGR03086 family metal-binding protein, producing the protein MSEDQMFILGEQTFGNVVQQIKSEQLELSLPEWFELGRSQDRAKLKLRDILNYHAYDTAWVSETFAGKTVKEVGDKYDGDLLGNDPLGKYQEYSQAAIAAIKNNYDPDRTVHFSYGDYPAKEAILHVTSFRIFRAYDLAKLIGAETALPADLAEAAHKLIEPHADEWRQYGIFKPAQPVPDDADPQAKLFAMAGRDPNWR